Genomic segment of Yoonia sp. R2331:
TCCGCCGCCTGCCATCCAATAGTGCGCCCAAGATCAAATATTGGGGGACGCGCGATGACAACAGGCCGGTTGGTTGGGAAACGAGTCTTGGTGACTGCAGCAGCGCAAGGCATTGGCCGGGCAAGCGCCTTAGCGATGGCGGCGGAAGGTGCGCAGGTCTTTGCCACAGATATCAACGCCGATGGGCTGCGTGACTTGGATGGCATGGACGCCTTTGTGATGGACGTGCGCGACGATGACAGCGTCGCCGCTGGCATGGCGCGGGCGAAACCTGATGTGCTGTTCAACTGTGCGGGGTTTGTTCACCACGGCACCATCTTGGACACGACTGACGACGAATGGGATTTTGCCTTTGACCTGAACGTGCGCTCGATGCTGCGCACGATCCGTGCGGCGCTGCCGGGGATGTTGGACCGTGGCACAGGGTCAATCATCAACATGTCGTCTGCAGTCTCCAACGTCATCGGTGTGCCGAACCGGTTTACCTACGGCACCACCAAGGCGGCTGTTGTCGGACTGACCAAATCGGTCGCCGTCGACTACATCACCAAAGGCATCCGCTGTAACTGCATCTGCCCCGGCACTGTCGAATCGCCCAGTTGGCATGACCGTGTTGCGGCCCTTGGCGAAAAGCTGGGCAGTGCCGAAAAAGCGCTAGAGCAATTTATCGAACGCCAGCCCATGGGTCGTGTGGCCAAACCAGAAGAGATTGCAGCACTTGTGGTCTATCTTGCCAGCGACGAAAGCGCATTTACCACTGGACATGCCCATGTGATCGATGGCGGCTGGTCAGGCCAATAACGGCCTCAAACACCGGGCCTGCCGCCCAGATTCAAAGACAGTAACGGCGCGTCCCTGACCGCCCTCCAAAGAAAGACCACAAAATGAAACTTGTCCGCTACGGTGAACCAGGTGCCGAAAAACCCGGCCTGATGGATGGCGAAACGTTACGCGATCTTTCGGCCCATGTTGATGACATCACTGGCGCCATACTGGACGATGCCACCTTGGCCCGCTTGGCAGCCCTTGACCCTACTGATTTGCCCGCTGTCGCTGGCGCGCCGCGGCTGGGCCCATGTGTTGGTGGGATCGGCAAATTCCTTTGCATCGGGCTCAACTATTCCGACCACGCTGCTGAAACCGGGGCCGCGATCCCCGAACACCCGATCCTGTTCTTCAAGGCCAACTCTGCCATCGTCGGCGCTTATGATGACGTGGTCATGCCGCGCGGGTCGCAGAAAACCGATTGGGAGGTCGAGTTGGGCGTCGTCATCGGCAAGGCGGCCAAATACGTCTCAGAGGCGGATGCGCTGGACCATGTCGCAGGCTATTGCATCGTCAACGACGTCAGCGAACGGCACTTTCAGACCCAGCTGACCGGCCAGTGGACCAAAGGAAAGTCTTGCGACACCTTCGGGCCAACCGGCCCCTGGCTGGTGACCCGCGACGAAGTGCCTGACCCCCAAAATCTGGACATGACGTTGGATGTGAACGGCCAGCGGATGCAAACCGGGAATACCAGCACCATGATTTTCACAGTGGCCCAGATCATCGCGCACCTCAGTAGCCTGATGACCTTGCACCCCGGCGATGTCATCACCACCGGCACCCCACCGGGTGTTGGCATGGGGATCAAACCTGACCCGGTGTTCTTACGTGTCGGTGACGTGATGGAATTGCACATTGCCGGTCTTGGTGCCCAACGCCAGACGGTCCGGCAAGATGTCTGACTTGCTCCTGATCTGCCCGGTCACATCCGTCATGATGTCACGGATGGAGGCCGCCTTTACCGTGCACCGCTGGGCGGATCTCGATACGGACTGGCTGGCCGCAAATGGTGACCGTATCACCCATGTGATGACCGATGGGCATCTGGGCCTGAAACCCGCGGTGATGGATACGCTGCCAAACCTGAAGATGGTTTCGTGCTACGGGGTTGGTTATGACGCTATTGATGCAGACGCGGCCGCAGCGCGTGGGATCATGGTGACCCATACGCCAGACGTGCTGAACCAAGAGGTCGCGACAACGGCGATCCTTTTGCTGCTTGGCTGCTACCGCGAAGTGCTGCGCGATGATGCCTATCTGCGCAGCGGCACATGGGAAAAACAGGGCAACGCCCCGTTGACCCGCTCTGTAGACAATCAAACCATCGGCATTCTCGGGCTGGGTCGCATCGGACAGACCATCGCAACAAAGCTCGCCCCTTGGTCGCCGACAATCCTTTACCACGCCCGGTCCGCCAAAGATGTCCCCTACCGCTATTACGACGATCTGACAGCGATGGCGGCTGCATGCGACGCGCTGATCTGCATTACTCCGGGCGGTGCTGCGACCGAAAAACTGGTGAATGCGCAGGTCATTGACGCCCTTGGTCCGCAAGGCACGCTGATCAATGTGGGGCGCGGGTCTGTCGTCGATGAAACCGCTTTGATCGCCGCCCTTCAGTCGGGGCGACTGGGTTGGGCCGGGCTAGACGTTTTTGAGGATGAACCCCGCGTTCCGCAAGCCCTGCGCGATTTGCCCAACACCCTGTTATTGCCGCATGTGGGCAGCGGCACCCATGAAACCCGCGCCGCAATGGGGGGATTGGCAATCGACAACCTGCTGCAACATCAAGAGACTGGCAACGTCAAGACACCCGTGCCGGAATGCGCAGGTCTGGCCTAGTCCCAGTCGACGTTGAACTTGTCCACGACCATTTCGACCTGTGTCGGCGTCAGCGCGTTAATCGGAATGCCGCGCGTCAGCAGCGCCAGCTTGGCCGTCTCTTCCAGCTCTTCGGTGGCAAAGGCAGCGGCCCACAGGTCCTTGCCCGCAACAACTGGCCCGTGATTGGCCAACAGCACAGCAGACCGCTTGCCCGCAAGCCCACGTACCGCATCCCCCATCCCTGGATCACCGGGCAGGAAAAACGGCAGCAACTTCACTTTGCCCAGCCGCATAACCGCATATGGTGTCAAAGGCGGGATCACATTGTCGGGGTCCACGTCGGGCATCATCGACAGGGCAACGGAATGGCTGGAATGCAGATGCACAACCGCCCCGGTCTGCGCGCGCGTCTCGTAGAATGCACTGTGCAGAGGAACCTCTTTTGTGGGTGCATCGCCAGACAAATGGCGCATTTCGGCGTTCAACAAGCTGATATGCGCAGGATCAAGAAACCCCATCGCGCTGCCTGTGGGCGTGACCAGCACATTGCCGTCTGACAGGCGCACGCTGATGTTGCCTGATGAACCGCAGGTCAGCCCACGGTCAAACATGGACTTTGCGATCCGGCAAATGTCCTCTCGGGCGCGGGTTTCTTCGGTCAAACTTCGCGTTCCATCAGTGCCAGTGCCTCTTTGAAAAAGGACGGGCCGCCAAAGTTGCCCGATTTGAGCGCGAGGGCCATCCCGTCCGTTCGCACCATCGGCACACCTGCAGCGATCCTTGGACCAATGTCCAACACGCGTGCGGCAAGCCCTTTGACCACCGCACCGCTGGTCTCGCCACCTGCGACCACGATGCGCGCGGTACCCCGCGCCTTCAACATGGCGGCCAGATTGGAAAAAAGCCCTTCAATCGCTGTGGCCGATGCCGCGCGTCCGAACCTGTCCTGCGCTGCGCGGACCTCTTCAGGGTCAGCTGAAGAATAGACCAGCGGCGGCGCGTCCTGCGACAGAATCCAATCCACCAAGGCCGCCAGATCAACCGTGCCATCGACAGCCTCTTCTGCAGTGATCTCGCGCGATGGATATGTTTTGCGATAGTCCATGACCTGCTCGCGCGTCGCACGGCTGCACGACCCCGACAGCACAACGCCCTTGCCCGTGATCGGTTGCCACTTTGGCGTGGCTGCTGCGGCTCCAAAGTTTGCTGGCAGACCAATTGCAATGCCCGACCCGCCACATAGCAGTTTGCGGTCCTGGGCGGCTGCCCCGATGACCCGCAAGTCTTCATCGTGGATGGCATCAACGATCACATGGGCCTGCACTTTCGGCATCGCGGCCCGCAACGCCAGCGGCCCTTGTGCAACCGTGCGCGCAGGCACGTGGCCCACGGCCCGCACGGTTTGTGGCGCCAGCACACGGCGCAGATCAGCGTCTTTCATCGGGGTCAACGGATGATCCTGCATCCCACTTTCGTTCAGCAAACGATCGGCCACGAACAAATGCCCCTGATAGACACTGCGCCCGTTTTCCGGGAATGCCGGGCAGACAATCACCTGATCCTCGTCCAGTTCCGCCGCGAGCGCATCCAGCACTGGGCCAATGTTGCCCTCATCCGTGCTGTCAAAGGTCGAACAGACCTTAAAGACCACCTGCCCGGCCCCTTGCGCGATCAGCCAGCGGCAGGCTGCAACGCTTTCGATTACAGCCTCTGCCACCGGTGCCGTGCGCGATTTGAGCGCGACAACCCCGGCTTCGACGCCCGCGTTGGCGGGGCCGTCTGGCACGCCGATGAACGGCGCTGTGCGCATCCCCCCTTCGGCCAAAGTCAGGGCAATATCGGATGCGCCCGTAAAATCATCCGCAACAACGCCGATCTTCATGTCTGTCCTTGGTCTAGCCTTGTAATGTGATCCGCCACGCCCTGCGGGAACAATTGCCGCACCAGCGGGTCATGCCCCGGCACGATCAGCTCTGGCGCGCTGGCAAGCCGTTCCAGCGTGTCGAACCCGTCCAGCATGTTTTGCAAATCCACCACGATGGGAAAGGGTTTGCGCAGTTGAAAATTCTCATAGTAATGCGCCGCATCTGACGCGAGCACGAGCCACCCCGCATCGGTGCGCACCCGCACCGCCTGCAACCCGCGCGAATGCCCGCCAATGCAATGCACCGTGACCCCATCCGCCACCTGCCCGTCGCCATCGTAGAACGTCAGCTTGCCTTGATAAAGCCGGGTGACCGCCTCGCAAATATGGCCCGCCGTGAACGGCATCCGCAGCACGTCGTGGCACATGCACGGACCAGTGGCAAAAGCCATTTCGGCCGCTTGCATGTGCAAATGTGCGTTTGGGAAAAGGTGCAATCCACCTGCGTGATCGTAATGCAGATGTGTCACAATCAGCGTATCCACCTCCTCAGGCTTGATGCCCAATGGGGCCAAAGCCTCGCCCGGTTCCATGCGGATCGGCCGGTCGCGCGCTGCTGCCTCTGGCCCGTCATAGCCAGTATCAACAAGGATCACCCGATCCCCTGACCGCAACACCCACATGAAATAATCCATCGCATGCGGCGCATCGTGGTTGTCGTCAAAGATAAAACTATCCCCGCGCACCCGCGCATTGCGGTCTGCGTATTTGACGGCGTGAACTTCCCAGATCATGCAATGACCTTTGCGTAAGTCTTGACCACTTTGTCCGCAATCATCGGGGCCACGGCAGTATCAAACGCCTTGAAATGGGCCGAGGCCAGATGCGCCTCAAACGCGCCGGCATCGGTGTAGATTTCGTACAAAAACACCTCGTCTGGGCGCGCATCGTCGGTGGCAATATCAAACTGATGACACCCCGGCTCCAACGCCAGCGACGTCGCTGCATTCTGCTCCATCAATGGCATGAAGGTCGCCATCTTTCCGGGTGCGATCTGAAATGTAACGACAACTGCAAAGCTCATGCTGGCCTCCTGATCAGCCGGGCAAATCCGCGTTTCACGGCGCCAATCTGGCTGAGGATCAACGCCACGTTCAGTGCCAACAGGATGGCAGCGCCTGGGCGGCTGATAAAGGCGGAAAGGTCCCCATC
This window contains:
- a CDS encoding 2-hydroxyacid dehydrogenase yields the protein MSDLLLICPVTSVMMSRMEAAFTVHRWADLDTDWLAANGDRITHVMTDGHLGLKPAVMDTLPNLKMVSCYGVGYDAIDADAAAARGIMVTHTPDVLNQEVATTAILLLLGCYREVLRDDAYLRSGTWEKQGNAPLTRSVDNQTIGILGLGRIGQTIATKLAPWSPTILYHARSAKDVPYRYYDDLTAMAAACDALICITPGGAATEKLVNAQVIDALGPQGTLINVGRGSVVDETALIAALQSGRLGWAGLDVFEDEPRVPQALRDLPNTLLLPHVGSGTHETRAAMGGLAIDNLLQHQETGNVKTPVPECAGLA
- a CDS encoding putative quinol monooxygenase, whose amino-acid sequence is MSFAVVVTFQIAPGKMATFMPLMEQNAATSLALEPGCHQFDIATDDARPDEVFLYEIYTDAGAFEAHLASAHFKAFDTAVAPMIADKVVKTYAKVIA
- a CDS encoding fumarylacetoacetate hydrolase family protein; translation: MKLVRYGEPGAEKPGLMDGETLRDLSAHVDDITGAILDDATLARLAALDPTDLPAVAGAPRLGPCVGGIGKFLCIGLNYSDHAAETGAAIPEHPILFFKANSAIVGAYDDVVMPRGSQKTDWEVELGVVIGKAAKYVSEADALDHVAGYCIVNDVSERHFQTQLTGQWTKGKSCDTFGPTGPWLVTRDEVPDPQNLDMTLDVNGQRMQTGNTSTMIFTVAQIIAHLSSLMTLHPGDVITTGTPPGVGMGIKPDPVFLRVGDVMELHIAGLGAQRQTVRQDV
- the otnK gene encoding 3-oxo-tetronate kinase, which codes for MKIGVVADDFTGASDIALTLAEGGMRTAPFIGVPDGPANAGVEAGVVALKSRTAPVAEAVIESVAACRWLIAQGAGQVVFKVCSTFDSTDEGNIGPVLDALAAELDEDQVIVCPAFPENGRSVYQGHLFVADRLLNESGMQDHPLTPMKDADLRRVLAPQTVRAVGHVPARTVAQGPLALRAAMPKVQAHVIVDAIHDEDLRVIGAAAQDRKLLCGGSGIAIGLPANFGAAAATPKWQPITGKGVVLSGSCSRATREQVMDYRKTYPSREITAEEAVDGTVDLAALVDWILSQDAPPLVYSSADPEEVRAAQDRFGRAASATAIEGLFSNLAAMLKARGTARIVVAGGETSGAVVKGLAARVLDIGPRIAAGVPMVRTDGMALALKSGNFGGPSFFKEALALMEREV
- a CDS encoding SDR family oxidoreductase, which encodes MTTGRLVGKRVLVTAAAQGIGRASALAMAAEGAQVFATDINADGLRDLDGMDAFVMDVRDDDSVAAGMARAKPDVLFNCAGFVHHGTILDTTDDEWDFAFDLNVRSMLRTIRAALPGMLDRGTGSIINMSSAVSNVIGVPNRFTYGTTKAAVVGLTKSVAVDYITKGIRCNCICPGTVESPSWHDRVAALGEKLGSAEKALEQFIERQPMGRVAKPEEIAALVVYLASDESAFTTGHAHVIDGGWSGQ
- a CDS encoding N-acyl homoserine lactonase family protein, yielding MIWEVHAVKYADRNARVRGDSFIFDDNHDAPHAMDYFMWVLRSGDRVILVDTGYDGPEAAARDRPIRMEPGEALAPLGIKPEEVDTLIVTHLHYDHAGGLHLFPNAHLHMQAAEMAFATGPCMCHDVLRMPFTAGHICEAVTRLYQGKLTFYDGDGQVADGVTVHCIGGHSRGLQAVRVRTDAGWLVLASDAAHYYENFQLRKPFPIVVDLQNMLDGFDTLERLASAPELIVPGHDPLVRQLFPQGVADHITRLDQGQT
- a CDS encoding aldolase; this encodes MTEETRAREDICRIAKSMFDRGLTCGSSGNISVRLSDGNVLVTPTGSAMGFLDPAHISLLNAEMRHLSGDAPTKEVPLHSAFYETRAQTGAVVHLHSSHSVALSMMPDVDPDNVIPPLTPYAVMRLGKVKLLPFFLPGDPGMGDAVRGLAGKRSAVLLANHGPVVAGKDLWAAAFATEELEETAKLALLTRGIPINALTPTQVEMVVDKFNVDWD